From one Anabas testudineus chromosome 21, fAnaTes1.2, whole genome shotgun sequence genomic stretch:
- the gdf3 gene encoding protein DVR-1 produces MSPLVLLAACFLGVCAVSHVEELKSQERLFLSSLGLSARPRPRPAGGHQPRRRVPSALWRMFRRSERIQAQESETCVVSEYGVRGNIIRYVQDQGRLGSDWSSSCRGCLEKQLFFNMSVLQPVELLSLAQLEIKFHWKPFRSAELLQWSQPLSVSLHKVIRPTLRGANPQANRRLLVSQSVQLQPESTSITVDLTSLAENWRKPGRNYGLVLELLPLPTDPEELLSFHPGNSLPLESALSLPLFQASLVAVSLNPHQCRSRQKRSAIHLPVTPSNVCKARSLYIDFKDVGWQDWIIAPQGYMANYCHGECPFPLSESLNGTNHAILQTLVHSLDPHGTPQPCCVPIRLSPISMLYYDNNDNVVLRHYQDMVVDECGCR; encoded by the exons ATGAGTCCCCTGGTGCTGCTGGCGGCGTGTTTCCTCGGGGTGTGTGCCGTCTCACacgtggaggagctgaagagcCAGGAGCGGCTCTTCCTCAGCTCTCTCGGGCTCTCCGCGCGGCCCCGGCCTCGTCCCGCCGGGGGACACCAGCCCCGGCGCCGCGTCCCCTCCGCGCTCTGGAGGATGTTCCGGAGGTCAGAGAGGATCCAGGCCCAGGAGAGCGAGACCTGCGTGGTGTCTGAGTACGGAGTCCGCGGTAACATCATCCGATACGTGCAAGACCAAG GCAGACTGGGGTCtgactggagcagcagctgtcGGGGCTGTCTGGAGAAGCAGCTTTTCTTCAACATGTCCGTGCTGCAGCCTGTGGAGCTGCTGTCTCTGGCTCAGCTGGAAATCAAGTTTCACTGGAAGCCCTTCAGatctgcagagctgctgcagtggtcGCAGCCCCTCAGCGTGTCTCTGCATAAAGTGATCAGGCCCACGCTGAGGGGAGCCAATCCCCAGGCCAACCGCAGGCTCCTGGTGTCCCAGTCTGTCCAGCTGCAGCCTGAGTCCACCTCCATCACCGTGGACCTCACCTCGCTGGCAGAGAACTGGCGCAAACCGGGGCGCAACTATGGTTTGGTTTTAGAGCTGCTGCCTCTACCTACAGATCCAGAAGAGCTTCTTTCTTTCCACCCTGGAAACTCTCTCCCTCTGGAATCCGCCCTCTCCCTGCCGCTGTTCCAGGCCTCGCTGGTGGCTGTGTCCCTCAACCCCCACCAGTGTCGCTCCCGACAGAAGAGGAGTGCCATCCACCTCCCCGTGACCCCCAGCAACGTTTGCAAGGCTCGAAGCCTCTACATTGACTTCAAGGATGTGGGTTGGCAGGACTGGATCATTGCTCCGCAGGGCTACATGGCCAACTACTGCCACGGCGAGTGCCCGTTCCCGCTCAGTGAGAGCCTGAACGGCACCAACCACGCAATCCTGCAGACCCTGGTTCACTCCCTGGACCCACATGGCACACCTCAGCCCTGCTGTGTCCCCATCCGCCTCTCGCCGATCTCCATGCTCTACTACGACAACAACGACAACGTGGTGCTTCGACATTATCAGGACATGGTGGTGGATGAGTGTGGGTGTCGATGA